The following are encoded in a window of Brevibacillus sp. DP1.3A genomic DNA:
- a CDS encoding ABC transporter substrate-binding protein has translation MKIHRWKQGALSVFVATALIAGCSLQPTNQAGNDTSAKGNTLVIASLTDPDSLDMHKTSWLSMENSLIYEPLLTRDASGKLHPRLAEKYEISQDGKVWTFILRKDVRYHSGDPMTAASVKDSFDRLLAISPVKGLAGPIEKVEATDEHTLKVHFSQPFAPFVNVIVGGLVSPLDAKKAKELGDGFADNPSATGPIIFDKRERGASLTYKKNPDYNWGPEYAANKGPLQFDSMMFRFMKDDDTRLMEFKKGTVHVLYDAPPNSVAELETLPGVKIEKAMDVGNKYIAFNNKHPLFSDVRLRKAVALSVDRDPLVQVALNGFGKPVYGPLAPTIYGYSEAIESKAKQLYTRDLGKAKQLLAEAGWTDSNGDGIVDKDGKPLSVEMLVSQEPAFQRAVQILQSQLKEAGIDMKISVQEMTTIKERISKKSYDMALMYYGWFDADILYLIFEKSNSTSRTHYNNPELDVLLNKGRLEMNEQARLKIYEDAQEILVNDMPWVPLWVSETVIATRGVKGFTVNPYTQGITLHDVTLEK, from the coding sequence ATGAAGATTCACAGATGGAAGCAAGGGGCCTTGAGTGTATTTGTGGCAACGGCGTTGATTGCAGGCTGCTCCTTACAGCCGACCAATCAAGCGGGGAATGACACGTCGGCCAAAGGTAACACATTAGTCATCGCTTCCTTGACGGACCCAGACTCGCTTGATATGCACAAAACGAGCTGGCTGAGTATGGAAAACAGTTTAATATACGAGCCTCTATTGACCCGTGATGCATCAGGCAAACTCCATCCGCGTTTGGCAGAGAAGTACGAAATCTCGCAAGACGGCAAGGTTTGGACATTTATCCTTCGCAAAGATGTCCGCTATCACTCTGGCGATCCAATGACGGCAGCATCCGTAAAAGATTCGTTTGACCGTTTGCTTGCCATTTCGCCTGTGAAGGGGCTTGCAGGTCCGATTGAAAAAGTGGAAGCAACAGACGAGCATACGCTCAAGGTGCATTTTAGCCAACCGTTTGCCCCTTTTGTTAACGTCATTGTCGGTGGATTAGTCTCGCCTCTAGACGCCAAAAAGGCAAAAGAATTAGGGGATGGCTTCGCAGATAACCCATCTGCAACGGGGCCGATCATCTTTGACAAACGCGAGCGGGGTGCTTCTCTCACCTACAAGAAAAATCCCGATTATAACTGGGGACCGGAGTACGCTGCCAACAAAGGTCCTCTGCAATTCGACAGCATGATGTTCCGGTTTATGAAAGACGACGATACGCGCTTGATGGAATTCAAAAAGGGTACGGTCCATGTGTTGTATGATGCGCCGCCGAACTCGGTTGCGGAGCTTGAGACACTGCCCGGAGTCAAGATTGAGAAAGCGATGGACGTTGGAAACAAATACATCGCTTTTAACAATAAGCACCCGCTGTTTTCAGATGTCCGTCTGCGCAAAGCAGTAGCCCTCTCCGTAGATCGCGATCCACTTGTTCAGGTAGCGTTGAACGGCTTCGGCAAGCCGGTCTATGGTCCATTGGCACCCACGATTTATGGCTACAGTGAAGCGATTGAAAGCAAGGCGAAGCAGTTGTATACGAGAGATTTAGGCAAAGCCAAGCAGTTGCTAGCGGAAGCAGGCTGGACGGACAGTAATGGGGATGGCATCGTGGATAAGGACGGAAAACCGTTGTCTGTAGAAATGCTCGTCTCTCAAGAGCCAGCATTTCAGCGAGCGGTGCAGATTTTGCAGAGCCAGCTGAAAGAAGCAGGTATTGATATGAAAATTAGCGTGCAAGAAATGACAACCATCAAAGAGCGTATTTCGAAAAAGTCGTATGACATGGCTTTGATGTACTACGGCTGGTTTGATGCGGATATCTTGTACCTCATCTTTGAAAAGAGCAATTCAACAAGCCGTACTCATTACAACAACCCTGAGTTGGATGTTTTACTGAACAAAGGACGTTTGGAAATGAATGAGCAGGCGCGTCTCAAGATTTACGAAGATGCACAGGAGATTTTGGTGAATGACATGCCGTGGGTTCCGTTATGGGTGAGCGAGACGGTGATAGCGACACGTGGTGTCAAAGGCTTTACGGTCAATCCGTACACGCAAGGCATTACGTTGCATGATGTCACGCTTGAAAAATAG
- a CDS encoding ABC transporter permease, giving the protein MRRYVIKRLLSLVGTLLGVSVLIFLMVHLIPGDPATQILGQFATPEAISQMRAKLGLDQPLWQQYMRFVGNLFAGDLGTSLFTGEKVWDQIMNRFPITMQLAILSVIIAAIFGILLGTIAAVKQNTIIDRLVVLTSLLGISAPGFWIALFLIWIFAYKLALFPISGYEGIHSLLLPAITLGMAEAGMIARMTRSSMLEVIKQDYMRTAEAKGAALFRIILSHGLPNAIIPVVTMLGLQFGALMAGAVVVETVFSLQGIGSLAIEAISKRDMPTIQGMVFFMALIFALTNLIVDLIYSRIDPRIHFD; this is encoded by the coding sequence ATGCGCCGATATGTAATAAAAAGATTACTTTCCCTGGTGGGTACACTGCTTGGCGTATCCGTCCTGATCTTCTTGATGGTACACCTCATTCCGGGCGATCCCGCAACACAAATACTCGGACAGTTTGCAACACCAGAGGCCATCAGTCAAATGAGAGCGAAGCTTGGTCTTGATCAACCACTGTGGCAGCAATACATGCGGTTTGTCGGAAACCTGTTCGCTGGCGATTTGGGAACATCGTTATTCACTGGCGAAAAGGTATGGGATCAGATTATGAACCGTTTCCCGATCACCATGCAGCTTGCCATCCTTAGTGTAATCATTGCCGCAATATTCGGTATTTTGTTAGGCACGATTGCTGCCGTCAAGCAAAACACCATCATCGATCGGCTTGTGGTGCTTACCTCATTACTCGGTATTTCGGCACCCGGCTTCTGGATTGCTTTGTTTCTCATCTGGATTTTTGCTTACAAGCTAGCCTTGTTTCCGATTTCCGGCTATGAGGGGATTCACTCCCTGCTACTGCCTGCGATCACCTTGGGAATGGCGGAAGCGGGGATGATCGCCCGTATGACCCGTTCCAGCATGCTGGAAGTCATCAAGCAGGATTACATGCGGACAGCCGAGGCCAAGGGGGCGGCGCTTTTCCGAATCATTTTGAGCCACGGTCTGCCGAATGCCATTATTCCTGTTGTCACGATGTTAGGCTTGCAGTTCGGTGCGCTCATGGCTGGAGCTGTGGTGGTGGAAACCGTGTTTTCTCTGCAAGGGATCGGAAGCCTGGCGATTGAGGCGATCAGTAAACGGGATATGCCGACTATACAGGGCATGGTGTTTTTCATGGCGTTGATTTTTGCCTTAACCAATTTGATCGTGGATCTCATTTACAGCCGGATTGATCCGCGAATCCATTTCGACTAA
- a CDS encoding ABC transporter permease, producing MVNSNRPESYWGGMGKRLRRNKTAMAGVVILIVFTLGSLLAPVVAPHPVEQMNFNSRLSAPSLTHLLGTDDFGRDIFSRLLHGGRISLLMGLITVVLSTLIGVTLGIIAGYYRRVDLFIMQGMDILMSLPALLLAIAVIAVLGPGLTNAMIAVVIAVIPSYVRVVRSAVLSIREKEYIEAVRALGIRDWQILLKHILPNILSPIIVLSTIQFGVSILAAAALSFLGLGAQPPMPEWGAMVFVGKAFLSQAWWMSIFPGMAIMLVVLGFNLLGDGLRDAFDPKTR from the coding sequence ATGGTGAACAGTAATCGTCCGGAGTCGTATTGGGGAGGGATGGGCAAACGGCTGAGACGCAATAAGACAGCAATGGCGGGTGTGGTCATCCTGATCGTCTTTACACTGGGATCGCTTCTTGCTCCAGTCGTTGCCCCTCATCCTGTCGAACAAATGAACTTTAACAGCCGATTAAGCGCTCCGAGTCTGACACATCTTCTCGGAACGGATGATTTCGGCAGAGATATTTTTTCCCGTTTGTTGCACGGGGGGCGAATTTCTTTGCTGATGGGTTTGATAACGGTTGTACTTTCTACCTTGATAGGTGTAACGCTCGGTATTATCGCTGGCTATTATCGTCGTGTGGATCTGTTTATCATGCAGGGCATGGATATTCTCATGTCACTTCCGGCACTGCTTCTGGCGATCGCTGTCATTGCGGTCTTGGGTCCTGGGTTAACGAATGCCATGATCGCGGTAGTCATTGCCGTTATTCCGTCCTATGTGCGGGTCGTTCGCTCTGCGGTCTTATCCATAAGGGAAAAAGAGTACATTGAGGCTGTTCGCGCTCTGGGGATTAGGGACTGGCAGATTTTGCTGAAGCATATTTTACCCAATATTCTGTCCCCGATCATCGTGCTTTCCACCATTCAATTCGGTGTGAGTATTTTGGCGGCAGCTGCCTTGAGCTTTCTCGGACTGGGTGCCCAACCGCCGATGCCAGAGTGGGGAGCCATGGTTTTTGTCGGTAAGGCATTCTTGAGTCAGGCTTGGTGGATGTCCATTTTTCCTGGAATGGCCATCATGCTGGTTGTCCTTGGCTTCAATCTGTTAGGTGACGGATTACGGGATGCATTCGACCCGAAAACGAGGTAA
- a CDS encoding ABC transporter ATP-binding protein, with protein sequence MKEVLLEVIDLRLQFKTDKGELPALQGISFQLKKGETVALVGESGCGKSVTSLAIMGLLSRANAQMEGSIRFRDTLLNQLSASELRNIRGKDIAMIFQEPMTSLNPVHTIGRQLEEVYQLHTDLSKKERQAKAIEMLKKVGVPRAEDIMREYPHQLSGGMKQRVMIAMAMACNPDLLIADEPTTALDVTIQAQILELMNDLKENDHTSLLLITHDLGVVAEMADRVLVMYYGEIVEEADVASLFANPKHPYTIGLLRCIPDLDEEEKLRLDPIEGSVPLLGEVTQGCAFRFRCSQAEERCHQEKPPLKATGTGTQAVRCWLYENKEMAV encoded by the coding sequence ATGAAAGAGGTACTCTTGGAAGTAATTGATTTACGCTTACAGTTTAAGACGGATAAGGGCGAGCTGCCAGCGCTGCAAGGCATTTCTTTTCAACTGAAAAAAGGTGAGACGGTCGCACTGGTAGGCGAGTCTGGCTGTGGAAAAAGCGTGACGTCCTTGGCGATCATGGGGCTCTTGTCCCGGGCGAATGCGCAGATGGAGGGAAGTATTCGGTTTCGTGATACCTTATTGAACCAGTTGAGTGCCAGCGAACTTCGCAACATTCGCGGAAAAGATATCGCGATGATTTTTCAGGAACCGATGACGTCACTCAATCCTGTTCATACGATCGGCCGACAACTGGAGGAAGTGTATCAGCTGCATACCGATTTATCGAAAAAAGAACGCCAAGCAAAAGCGATTGAGATGCTCAAAAAAGTGGGCGTGCCGAGGGCAGAAGACATTATGCGGGAATATCCCCATCAGCTATCAGGTGGGATGAAGCAGCGTGTCATGATTGCAATGGCGATGGCTTGCAACCCGGATTTACTGATCGCGGACGAGCCGACGACTGCACTGGATGTGACCATTCAAGCGCAAATTTTAGAACTGATGAACGATCTGAAGGAGAACGACCATACCTCCCTGCTGCTCATTACGCATGACTTGGGAGTGGTAGCTGAAATGGCTGATCGTGTCCTTGTCATGTACTACGGGGAGATCGTAGAGGAAGCTGACGTTGCCAGTCTGTTTGCGAATCCGAAGCATCCGTATACGATTGGGCTTTTACGCTGCATCCCCGATCTGGATGAGGAGGAGAAGCTGCGCCTCGATCCGATTGAAGGCAGTGTCCCGCTACTGGGTGAAGTGACACAAGGGTGTGCATTCCGCTTCCGCTGCTCGCAGGCCGAGGAGCGATGTCACCAAGAAAAACCGCCGCTTAAGGCAACGGGCACAGGCACACAGGCCGTTCGATGCTGGCTGTACGAGAACAAGGAGATGGCGGTATGA
- a CDS encoding ABC transporter ATP-binding protein — translation MSDILLSVNDLKTYFPISKGLFRNSDEVIKAVDGVSFQLRKGETLGLVGESGCGKSTTGRSIMRLIEPTGGTIEFEGQNILDMSAARFRPLRKRMQIVFQDPYASLNPRMTVQGTLEEALGVKDPQMSAKERRDQVKELLQMVGLNTQYATRFPHEFSGGQRQRIGIARALAVEPSLIVADEPVSALDVSIQAQIVNLLQDLQQRLGLSYLFISHDLGVVRHISDRIAVMYLGRIVEIASKKDLFTRPLHPYTEALMSAVPKANPFRKKERIVLSGDVPSPANVPVGCAFHTRCSYATDVCRTVRPVATLASPQHYVACHLYGTEGMKYIENRTN, via the coding sequence ATGAGTGATATCTTGTTATCGGTAAACGATTTAAAGACGTATTTTCCCATTAGCAAAGGACTGTTTCGCAATAGTGACGAAGTGATCAAGGCAGTCGATGGGGTTTCTTTCCAATTGCGAAAAGGCGAAACGCTTGGGTTGGTAGGAGAAAGTGGTTGTGGCAAGTCAACGACTGGTCGCAGCATTATGCGACTCATTGAGCCGACGGGTGGAACGATTGAATTTGAGGGGCAAAACATTCTGGATATGTCAGCTGCACGTTTTCGTCCACTCCGCAAACGAATGCAAATCGTGTTTCAGGACCCGTATGCGTCGTTAAATCCACGGATGACCGTGCAAGGGACTTTGGAGGAAGCGTTAGGCGTCAAAGATCCGCAGATGTCTGCGAAAGAAAGGCGCGATCAAGTAAAAGAACTGCTTCAGATGGTCGGACTGAATACGCAATACGCTACACGCTTTCCCCATGAGTTTAGCGGGGGGCAACGGCAGCGGATCGGGATCGCTCGAGCACTGGCGGTAGAACCTTCATTGATCGTAGCAGATGAGCCGGTTTCAGCACTTGACGTTTCCATCCAGGCGCAGATCGTGAATCTTTTGCAGGATTTGCAGCAACGGCTAGGCTTGAGCTATTTGTTTATTTCACACGATCTAGGTGTCGTTCGCCACATCAGCGACCGAATTGCGGTAATGTATCTCGGACGAATTGTCGAAATCGCCAGCAAAAAGGATTTGTTTACGCGCCCGCTACATCCGTACACAGAAGCGCTCATGTCAGCGGTTCCCAAAGCCAATCCGTTTCGGAAGAAGGAGAGAATCGTTCTTTCCGGGGATGTTCCCTCTCCAGCGAATGTTCCTGTTGGATGTGCGTTTCATACCAGGTGCTCATATGCTACGGATGTTTGCCGCACAGTGCGTCCTGTCGCTACACTTGCTTCGCCACAACATTATGTTGCTTGTCATTTATATGGAACAGAAGGGATGAAGTACATTGAAAATCGAACGAATTGA